In Myxococcus stipitatus, the following are encoded in one genomic region:
- a CDS encoding glucose 1-dehydrogenase → MKAVAVFPGKKEVRVIDAPEPQLQAPTQVKVRTHEIGVCGTDKDIVSFTYGTPPPGVDYLILGHECLGEVVEVGPAVQGLQKGDWVVPRVRRPCPHAICPACRGGHPDFCITGDFTERGIKEAHGFCSEHFVEDVAYLHRVATELHDVAVLTEPLTIAEKALRQLDVIQERLPWRPVPGRAVVLGAGPVGQLGILTLLRRGFATTVYSHSRKPNVKAEAAEAVGAPYLSTQDISPEELIRRVGAPDVIYEAAGTAKAAFDALRSLSPNGVLIFTGVPSKSQHMSLTGDDFLKQLVLNNQILLGTVNAAATDFDAALEDLARFRARWPGGLERLVTARHPPESFFDVVTGKAGGGIKQVITFT, encoded by the coding sequence ATGAAGGCCGTTGCTGTCTTTCCTGGGAAGAAGGAAGTGCGCGTCATCGACGCGCCCGAACCCCAGCTCCAAGCCCCCACCCAGGTGAAGGTCCGCACCCACGAGATTGGCGTGTGTGGCACCGACAAGGACATCGTCTCCTTCACCTACGGCACGCCACCTCCAGGCGTCGACTACCTCATCCTCGGGCACGAGTGTCTGGGCGAGGTCGTGGAGGTCGGCCCCGCCGTCCAAGGTCTCCAGAAGGGCGACTGGGTGGTGCCTCGCGTGCGCAGGCCTTGCCCGCATGCCATCTGTCCCGCGTGCCGGGGCGGACACCCGGACTTCTGCATCACCGGTGACTTCACCGAGCGCGGCATCAAGGAAGCCCATGGCTTCTGCTCGGAACACTTCGTGGAGGACGTGGCCTATCTGCACCGCGTCGCCACCGAGTTGCACGACGTCGCCGTGCTCACCGAGCCCCTCACCATCGCCGAGAAGGCCTTGCGCCAACTCGACGTCATCCAGGAACGATTGCCCTGGAGGCCCGTGCCAGGCCGCGCCGTCGTCCTGGGCGCGGGCCCCGTGGGCCAGCTGGGCATCCTCACCCTGCTGCGGCGAGGCTTCGCCACCACCGTCTACTCCCACAGCCGCAAGCCGAATGTGAAAGCGGAGGCCGCGGAGGCCGTCGGCGCTCCATACCTCTCCACGCAGGACATCTCCCCCGAGGAGCTGATTCGCCGCGTGGGAGCACCCGACGTCATCTACGAAGCCGCGGGCACCGCGAAGGCCGCCTTCGACGCCCTGAGGTCCCTATCACCCAACGGTGTCCTCATCTTCACGGGCGTACCGTCGAAATCCCAGCACATGTCCCTGACGGGAGATGACTTCCTCAAGCAGCTCGTGCTGAACAATCAAATCCTGTTGGGCACCGTGAACGCGGCCGCCACGGACTTCGACGCGGCGCTGGAGGACCTGGCCCGCTTCCGTGCGCGCTGGCCGGGGGGACTCGAGCGGCTCGTCACCGCGCGCCATCCCCCTGAGTCCTTCTTCGACGTGGTGACGGGCAAGGCGGGCGGCGGCATCAAGCAGGTCATCACCTTCACCTGA
- a CDS encoding L-dopachrome tautomerase-related protein: MAAPQLPFPMSSPPPGARLARVFKAVIAVVGLLVLAVVGVRLRYGGGEPYPDVTGMPLLPDSALEEVVRSAEPIGNVAVSSTGRLFYTIHPESRPQGAKLWEWVDGKAVPFPAEPLQKKLFDTVLGVTIDRSERLWVIDHGNHGLGIPRLLAFELATGHLAHEFDFPPQVAPPGSFLQDLRVDAKGETVFIADVGFWRRSPALVVYDVAKKQARRVLEKHDSVFPRDFIIRSPLKDMVFFGGVAALKCGVDGIALDPGDEWLWFAAMNHDTMYRVRTADLRDVSLDNEALGQRIQAVGRKPLNDGLSADTAGNVLMTDVEHGAVLRMSPEGRLETLVKSPRIRWADAINHGPDGWLYVADSALPHAMLQSREHIQANGPYFIWRFKPGIGGVAGM; this comes from the coding sequence ATGGCCGCTCCCCAGCTCCCGTTCCCCATGTCGTCTCCTCCGCCCGGTGCCCGCCTCGCCCGGGTCTTCAAGGCCGTCATCGCCGTGGTGGGTCTGTTGGTGCTCGCGGTGGTGGGCGTGCGCCTTCGCTACGGAGGAGGTGAACCGTACCCGGACGTGACAGGCATGCCCCTGTTGCCAGACAGCGCGCTCGAAGAGGTGGTGCGCAGCGCGGAGCCCATCGGCAACGTGGCGGTGTCCTCGACGGGGCGGCTGTTCTACACGATTCATCCGGAGAGCCGTCCCCAGGGGGCGAAGCTGTGGGAGTGGGTGGACGGCAAGGCCGTGCCGTTCCCCGCCGAGCCGCTCCAGAAGAAGCTCTTCGACACGGTGCTCGGTGTCACCATCGACCGGAGTGAGCGGCTCTGGGTCATCGACCATGGCAATCACGGCCTGGGGATTCCTCGGCTGCTCGCGTTCGAGCTGGCCACGGGGCACCTCGCGCACGAGTTCGACTTCCCTCCGCAAGTCGCTCCGCCGGGCTCGTTCCTCCAGGACCTGCGCGTGGATGCGAAGGGCGAGACGGTGTTCATCGCGGACGTGGGCTTCTGGCGGCGCTCGCCGGCGCTGGTCGTCTACGACGTGGCGAAGAAGCAGGCGCGCCGCGTGCTGGAGAAACACGACTCCGTCTTCCCTCGGGACTTCATCATCCGCAGCCCCCTCAAGGACATGGTGTTCTTCGGCGGAGTGGCCGCGTTGAAGTGCGGCGTGGATGGCATCGCGTTGGACCCCGGGGACGAGTGGCTGTGGTTCGCCGCGATGAACCACGACACGATGTATCGCGTGCGCACCGCGGACCTGCGGGACGTGTCGCTCGACAACGAGGCGCTGGGGCAACGGATTCAAGCGGTGGGCCGCAAGCCGCTCAACGACGGGCTCAGCGCGGACACGGCGGGCAACGTGTTGATGACGGATGTCGAGCACGGGGCCGTGTTGCGCATGTCCCCCGAGGGCCGGTTGGAGACGCTGGTGAAGTCTCCGCGCATCCGCTGGGCGGACGCTATCAACCACGGGCCGGATGGCTGGCTCTACGTGGCGGACAGCGCCCTTCCCCACGCGATGCTCCAGTCCCGCGAGCACATCCAGGCCAACGGGCCATACTTCATCTGGCGCTTCAAGCCCGGCATCGGCGGTGTCGCGGGGATGTGA
- a CDS encoding glycoside hydrolase family 15 protein has protein sequence MGVGRQAVAGGSVPIEDHGIIGDLRTVALVGNEGTIDWLCYPHFDSPSVFAALLDPGKGGHWRIHPRPDGVLRKQFYWPDTNVLVTRFYTPDGVGEIIDFMPMNKRGEKDTREVLRRVRVVRGEMAFEMECFPAFNYARDEHKTHLISGGAAFESSKLQLTLASSLPLRRVDRGVVASFVLHENQSAVFTLREGMRLSCDDLVHSHESAEALFRDTVEYWRHWLSGCQYTGRWRETVQRSALVLKLMTFSPTGAIVAAPTCSLPESPGGTRNWDYRYCWLRDAAFTVYAFLRIGFKREAAAFMRWVEARCAEQGDGPLPLMFALDGKPVPAEEELSHLMGYGGAKPVRIGNAAADQLQLDIYGELMDSVYLSNKYAAPISFDFWRHLRRLVDWVCEHWNQPDEGIWEVRGGRRHFVYSKLMCWVAVDRAIRLADKRSFPADRPRWLAVRDTIFESIMARGWSEERGSFIQAYGKDTLDAANLLMPLVFFLSPVDPRMLSTLDHMRRPPSKGGLTSDGLVFRYDVEATLDGIPGSEGTFNLCSFWLVEAMTRANLARPDLLEEARLTFERMLGYANHVGLYAEQTGMSGESLGNFPQALTHLSLISAAYNLDRTLGRKD, from the coding sequence ATGGGGGTCGGCAGACAGGCGGTGGCGGGGGGCTCGGTGCCCATCGAGGACCACGGCATCATCGGCGACCTGCGCACGGTGGCGCTCGTGGGGAACGAGGGAACCATCGACTGGTTGTGCTACCCGCACTTCGACAGCCCCAGTGTCTTCGCCGCGCTGCTGGACCCCGGCAAGGGAGGCCACTGGCGCATCCACCCCAGGCCGGATGGAGTCCTGCGCAAGCAGTTCTACTGGCCGGACACCAACGTGCTGGTGACGCGCTTCTACACGCCCGACGGCGTGGGCGAGATCATCGACTTCATGCCCATGAACAAGCGGGGCGAGAAGGACACGCGCGAGGTGCTCCGCCGCGTGCGCGTGGTGCGCGGTGAGATGGCCTTCGAGATGGAGTGCTTCCCCGCCTTCAACTACGCCCGGGATGAGCACAAGACACACCTCATCTCCGGAGGCGCCGCCTTCGAGTCCTCCAAGCTGCAACTCACGCTGGCCTCCTCGTTGCCCCTGCGGCGCGTGGACCGCGGCGTCGTCGCCAGCTTCGTGTTGCATGAGAACCAGTCCGCCGTCTTCACCTTGCGCGAGGGCATGCGCTTGTCGTGCGACGACCTGGTGCACAGCCACGAGTCCGCGGAGGCGCTCTTCCGGGACACGGTGGAGTACTGGCGCCACTGGCTGTCGGGCTGTCAGTACACGGGGCGGTGGAGGGAGACGGTGCAGCGCTCGGCGCTGGTGTTGAAGCTGATGACGTTCTCCCCGACGGGCGCCATCGTCGCGGCGCCCACGTGCAGCCTCCCCGAGTCCCCCGGTGGAACACGCAACTGGGACTATCGCTACTGCTGGTTGAGGGACGCGGCCTTCACCGTCTACGCGTTCCTGCGCATCGGCTTCAAGCGGGAGGCGGCGGCCTTCATGCGCTGGGTGGAGGCGCGCTGCGCGGAGCAAGGAGACGGACCGCTGCCGCTGATGTTCGCGCTGGATGGCAAGCCCGTCCCGGCGGAAGAGGAACTCTCACACTTGATGGGTTACGGCGGCGCGAAGCCGGTGCGCATCGGCAACGCGGCGGCGGACCAGCTCCAGCTCGACATCTACGGCGAGCTGATGGACTCGGTCTACCTGTCCAACAAGTACGCGGCGCCCATCTCCTTCGACTTCTGGCGTCACCTGCGGAGGTTGGTGGATTGGGTGTGTGAGCACTGGAACCAGCCGGACGAGGGCATCTGGGAGGTGCGCGGCGGACGGCGGCACTTCGTGTACTCGAAGCTGATGTGCTGGGTGGCGGTGGACCGGGCCATCCGCCTGGCCGACAAGCGCAGCTTCCCGGCGGACCGGCCTCGGTGGCTGGCCGTGCGCGACACCATCTTCGAGAGCATCATGGCCCGGGGCTGGAGCGAGGAGCGCGGCTCCTTCATCCAGGCCTACGGCAAGGACACGCTGGACGCGGCCAATCTGCTGATGCCGTTGGTGTTCTTCCTGTCGCCGGTGGACCCGAGGATGTTGTCCACGCTGGACCACATGCGCCGGCCCCCGTCGAAGGGCGGGCTCACGTCGGACGGGCTGGTGTTCCGCTACGACGTGGAGGCGACGCTGGACGGAATCCCTGGCAGCGAAGGCACCTTCAACCTGTGCAGCTTCTGGCTGGTGGAGGCCATGACACGCGCGAACCTGGCGCGGCCCGACCTGTTGGAGGAGGCCCGGCTCACCTTCGAGCGGATGCTGGGCTACGCCAACCACGTGGGCCTGTACGCGGAGCAGACGGGCATGTCCGGCGAGTCCCTGGGCAACTTCCCCCAGGCGCTGACCCACCTGTCGCTCATCAGCGCCGCGTACAACCTGGACCGGACCCTGGGCCGCAAGGATTGA
- a CDS encoding ABC transporter permease translates to MKRDSTLKRYAQKLALLVLLLGTWEGLSRLGIWSPYLFPGPVTVGRSLVKMAADGRLWEATLLSLGRLGRAYFISVAIGVPLGLLMARLTFFRNAVKPVVMGLQALPSICWLPLALLWFGLTDAAILFVVVMGSVLGIAIATEDSVQGVDPQLLRVASTLGVRGLRFQFGVLLPAALPGIVTGLKLGWSFAWRALLAGELLFVSGGLGQLLTVGRELMDVPQVMAVMVAIILIGTLVDRVLFQTVEVRLRRRWGLEGAM, encoded by the coding sequence ATGAAGCGTGACTCGACGCTCAAGCGCTACGCACAGAAGCTGGCCTTGTTGGTGTTGCTGCTCGGGACATGGGAAGGACTCTCCCGGCTGGGAATCTGGTCTCCCTACCTCTTCCCCGGCCCCGTCACGGTCGGCAGGAGCCTGGTGAAGATGGCCGCGGATGGACGCTTGTGGGAGGCGACCCTGCTCTCACTGGGGCGGCTGGGGCGCGCGTACTTCATCTCGGTGGCCATCGGTGTCCCGCTGGGACTGCTGATGGCCCGGCTCACCTTCTTCCGCAACGCGGTGAAGCCCGTGGTGATGGGCCTGCAAGCCCTGCCCTCCATCTGCTGGCTGCCCCTGGCGCTCCTGTGGTTCGGGCTGACGGACGCCGCCATCCTCTTCGTCGTGGTCATGGGCAGCGTGCTGGGCATCGCCATCGCCACGGAGGACAGCGTGCAGGGCGTGGACCCGCAGCTGCTCCGCGTCGCGAGCACGCTGGGCGTGCGAGGGCTGCGCTTCCAGTTCGGCGTGCTGCTGCCCGCGGCGCTCCCCGGCATCGTCACCGGACTCAAGCTGGGGTGGAGCTTCGCATGGCGCGCCCTGCTCGCGGGTGAGCTGCTGTTCGTGTCCGGCGGGCTGGGGCAATTGCTCACCGTGGGCCGCGAGCTGATGGACGTGCCTCAGGTCATGGCCGTCATGGTGGCCATCATCCTCATCGGCACCCTCGTGGACCGTGTCCTCTTCCAGACGGTGGAAGTCCGGCTGCGCCGCCGCTGGGGCCTGGAAGGGGCGATGTGA
- a CDS encoding ABC transporter ATP-binding protein, translating to MLRALLGRWRSSLRLLRPAHVEADHAKISVTQLGHRYANRVVALKDVDLNVRSGEFICLLGPSGCGKSTLLYALAGHVRPTGGTVSIDGQRITGPGPNRLLMFQEAALFPWLSVRGNITFALAARGVPRSERKERADQYIRRVHLQGFEETLPHQLSGGMKMRASLARALAVDPTVLLMDEPFGSLDAQTRIHMQELLQSIWMRTHKTVVFVTHDVHEALMLGTRVVLMAPRPGRIVRDLEVHLPMPRRPDDAALTEMVRHVQRLLSEVERTNIPEPPPSPRASSPAVSGPALSAPGVPRPAR from the coding sequence ATGCTGCGTGCCCTTCTCGGCCGATGGCGAAGCTCGCTGCGCCTGCTGCGGCCGGCCCATGTGGAAGCCGACCACGCGAAAATCTCCGTCACCCAGCTGGGCCATCGCTACGCCAACAGAGTCGTGGCCCTCAAGGACGTGGACCTCAACGTCCGCTCGGGGGAGTTCATCTGTCTGCTCGGCCCCTCCGGGTGCGGCAAGTCCACCCTCCTCTACGCGCTCGCCGGCCACGTGCGGCCCACTGGCGGCACGGTGTCCATCGACGGACAACGCATCACCGGCCCCGGGCCCAACCGGCTCCTCATGTTCCAGGAGGCCGCGCTCTTCCCATGGCTCAGCGTGCGCGGAAACATCACCTTCGCCCTCGCCGCCCGAGGCGTGCCTCGCTCCGAGCGCAAGGAGCGCGCGGACCAGTACATCCGGCGCGTCCACCTCCAGGGCTTCGAGGAGACCCTCCCGCACCAGCTCTCCGGCGGCATGAAGATGCGCGCGAGCCTCGCCCGCGCGCTCGCCGTGGACCCCACCGTGCTCCTCATGGATGAGCCCTTCGGCTCGCTGGACGCCCAGACGCGCATCCACATGCAGGAGCTCCTCCAGTCCATCTGGATGCGCACGCACAAGACCGTGGTCTTCGTCACCCACGACGTGCACGAGGCCCTCATGCTGGGCACCCGCGTGGTCCTCATGGCGCCGCGCCCCGGCCGCATCGTGAGGGATTTGGAGGTCCACCTGCCCATGCCGCGCCGCCCGGATGACGCGGCCCTCACGGAGATGGTCCGCCACGTCCAGCGGCTGCTGAGTGAAGTGGAGCGCACCAACATCCCCGAGCCCCCGCCGTCACCGCGAGCCTCCTCGCCCGCGGTCTCAGGCCCCGCGCTGTCCGCGCCAGGAGTGCCCCGGCCCGCGAGGTGA
- a CDS encoding serine/threonine-protein kinase — MDVGKYQLIRKLAAGGMAEVFLAKAVGPGGFEKTLVLKRILPHLAEDPSFVEMFLGEARLVARLNHPHIVQIFDFGESEGTYFLAMEFIDGPNLRRWRREARSRGLLLPPNICAKVVALAAEGLAFAHDFEDPVTGQALGLIHRDVSPDNILVSRQGAVKVVDFGIAKVVGQKHRTQTGMVKGKVPYMPPEQVRGEPLDRRVDVYALGVVLYELLTGHLPFEEASAVATMHAVLEREPVPVSRHREDIPQALQSIISVALRKKREDRYPDCRALQADLERFVMSTGEPVGAYQLARSIALTVDEHVVPTPVTMTPSEDAPVPTTPLESEGVNSTAPEWGGPTAELREATEPRPRGESRAAGKWVVPAVLMGCVLIAAAGGWVMLGGERASAPGVTQAVGGGDAPGVQERVVEPVREEPPLPGARGDTGGAVMPMPVARDDETTGHGVDAGSEVRVVQVEPGEADEEPSALVVKQGGRKEKPRVRRGASAVPASVDTSTKETREKGAAMGSVEFRIRPYAAIYLNGKLLGETPMDIVALPAKRYSVTVVNTQLGKSVTRDLEVTAGALSIFKLNLLQP, encoded by the coding sequence ATGGACGTCGGGAAATACCAGCTCATTCGCAAGCTCGCGGCGGGAGGCATGGCGGAGGTGTTCCTGGCCAAGGCGGTGGGGCCTGGGGGCTTCGAGAAGACGTTGGTGTTGAAGCGCATCCTCCCGCATCTGGCGGAGGACCCGTCCTTCGTGGAGATGTTCCTGGGGGAGGCGCGGCTGGTCGCGCGGCTGAATCATCCGCACATCGTCCAGATTTTCGATTTCGGTGAGTCGGAGGGGACGTACTTCCTCGCGATGGAGTTCATCGATGGGCCCAACCTGAGGCGCTGGCGCAGAGAGGCCCGTTCCCGGGGGTTGCTCCTGCCGCCCAACATCTGCGCGAAGGTGGTGGCGCTGGCGGCGGAGGGGCTGGCCTTCGCGCATGACTTCGAGGACCCCGTCACGGGACAGGCGCTCGGGTTGATTCACCGGGACGTGAGCCCGGACAACATCCTGGTGTCGCGGCAGGGCGCGGTGAAGGTGGTGGACTTCGGCATCGCGAAGGTGGTGGGGCAGAAGCACCGCACGCAGACGGGCATGGTGAAGGGCAAGGTCCCGTACATGCCGCCCGAGCAGGTGCGGGGGGAGCCGCTGGACCGCCGCGTGGATGTGTATGCGTTGGGCGTGGTGCTGTACGAACTGCTCACCGGGCATCTTCCCTTCGAGGAAGCGTCCGCCGTGGCGACGATGCACGCCGTCCTCGAACGCGAGCCGGTGCCAGTGAGCCGCCATCGCGAGGACATTCCCCAGGCGCTTCAATCCATCATCTCCGTGGCGTTGAGGAAGAAGCGCGAGGACCGCTACCCGGACTGCCGCGCGCTTCAAGCCGACCTGGAGCGCTTCGTGATGTCGACGGGTGAGCCAGTGGGCGCGTACCAGCTCGCGCGCTCGATTGCGCTGACGGTGGATGAGCACGTCGTTCCGACACCGGTGACGATGACTCCATCCGAGGACGCCCCGGTGCCCACGACTCCGTTGGAGTCCGAGGGGGTGAACTCCACGGCGCCCGAGTGGGGAGGGCCGACGGCGGAGTTGCGGGAGGCGACAGAGCCGCGGCCTCGGGGGGAGTCACGTGCTGCGGGGAAGTGGGTGGTTCCCGCGGTGCTGATGGGGTGTGTGTTGATTGCAGCGGCGGGTGGATGGGTGATGCTCGGGGGAGAGCGTGCCTCAGCTCCCGGGGTGACGCAGGCGGTGGGGGGTGGTGATGCGCCCGGGGTTCAAGAGCGTGTGGTCGAGCCTGTGAGAGAGGAGCCCCCGTTGCCCGGGGCGCGGGGTGACACGGGGGGAGCGGTCATGCCGATGCCCGTGGCTCGAGATGATGAGACGACGGGGCACGGTGTGGACGCGGGTTCTGAGGTCCGCGTGGTCCAGGTGGAGCCTGGCGAGGCGGATGAGGAGCCCTCGGCCCTGGTGGTGAAGCAGGGAGGGCGTAAGGAGAAGCCTCGAGTGCGGCGAGGAGCGAGCGCGGTGCCGGCTTCCGTGGACACCTCCACGAAGGAGACACGGGAGAAGGGAGCCGCGATGGGGTCGGTGGAGTTTCGCATCCGGCCGTACGCCGCCATCTATCTGAACGGGAAGCTCCTGGGCGAGACACCCATGGACATCGTGGCGCTTCCCGCGAAGCGCTACTCGGTGACGGTGGTCAACACGCAGTTGGGCAAGAGCGTGACGCGGGACCTCGAGGTGACAGCGGGCGCGCTGAGCATCTTCAAGCTCAATCTGTTGCAGCCGTGA
- a CDS encoding AHH domain-containing protein, with amino-acid sequence MRPVAIAALLLWTVGCATPRVVHLDVGDGQRVVHESVDVEPVEVSEEAFRAALTRLILDLRMDVAFRKTDEADQREWVRSRTLLVSSKGLADSGAGGSPEALYARICADGEECLTLVGGTGLTFSRKDRTLMALSFAFDAVWESVEAEVGKVLNPVVLKAMVTSAALTVLLTMALPEPVTKALAVALTAAMVAYLGVIPVWEMGRGFVQLWDDAERATSVMELQDIGHRFGKVLGANGTRVLVLLVTAALGGRSAMAAQGPRLPGFSQAALRAEAEAGFQLGAALHGGVSSIAMPAAGVLNVALAPGAAAALAMYSDGRFPGDAEGPVHHICTNKNPISDASGGPWTPLCEKIFKKAGMTLEDVANKVRLKGHEGPHPERYHREVVRRLENAVKLCRSPETCRAKLMKELSRIANELLTPGTDLRNDIVK; translated from the coding sequence ATGAGACCTGTCGCGATTGCGGCGCTGCTGCTGTGGACGGTGGGGTGTGCGACCCCTCGTGTGGTCCACCTGGATGTTGGAGACGGGCAGCGTGTGGTCCACGAGTCGGTGGACGTCGAGCCCGTGGAGGTGAGCGAGGAGGCGTTCAGAGCGGCCCTCACGCGGCTCATCCTGGACCTGCGGATGGATGTGGCGTTCCGCAAGACGGATGAAGCGGACCAGCGTGAGTGGGTGCGGTCCAGGACGTTGCTGGTGTCCTCGAAGGGGCTCGCGGATTCCGGTGCGGGCGGTTCACCGGAGGCGCTGTATGCGCGCATCTGCGCGGATGGGGAGGAGTGCCTGACCCTGGTGGGAGGGACGGGGCTGACGTTCTCGCGCAAGGACCGGACGTTGATGGCGTTGTCGTTCGCGTTCGATGCGGTCTGGGAGAGTGTCGAGGCGGAGGTCGGGAAGGTGCTGAACCCGGTCGTGCTCAAGGCCATGGTGACCTCGGCCGCCTTGACGGTGCTGCTCACGATGGCGCTTCCGGAACCGGTGACGAAGGCCCTCGCGGTCGCGTTGACGGCGGCGATGGTGGCGTACCTGGGAGTGATTCCTGTCTGGGAGATGGGCCGAGGATTCGTGCAACTGTGGGACGACGCCGAGCGGGCCACGAGTGTCATGGAGTTGCAGGACATCGGGCATCGGTTCGGGAAGGTGCTGGGTGCGAATGGCACGCGTGTTCTCGTGTTGTTGGTCACCGCGGCTCTGGGAGGGAGGAGCGCGATGGCGGCGCAGGGACCCAGGCTCCCGGGGTTCTCACAAGCGGCCCTGCGCGCGGAGGCCGAGGCGGGATTTCAATTGGGAGCGGCGCTGCACGGTGGAGTGAGCTCCATCGCGATGCCAGCGGCGGGGGTGCTCAACGTCGCGCTGGCCCCGGGAGCCGCCGCCGCGCTCGCGATGTACTCGGACGGGCGCTTCCCGGGCGATGCCGAGGGGCCGGTTCATCACATATGCACGAACAAGAACCCGATTTCGGATGCGTCTGGCGGTCCCTGGACACCATTGTGCGAGAAGATCTTCAAGAAGGCAGGGATGACGCTCGAGGACGTCGCCAACAAGGTGCGGCTCAAGGGGCACGAAGGGCCTCACCCCGAGCGTTACCATCGAGAAGTGGTGAGACGGCTCGAGAACGCTGTCAAACTATGTCGAAGCCCCGAGACGTGTCGGGCCAAATTGATGAAAGAACTTTCGCGGATTGCGAATGAATTGCTTACGCCAGGGACAGACTTGCGCAATGATATTGTGAAGTAG
- a CDS encoding imm11 family protein, with product MPIVSEAVSNIFRALAPDDVQLFPMTVEGEPEQYFVVNATRVIDCIDEEKSREIHHYEEGDPFPEYAGEYRWIYGLRIDPARTEGAQVLRPKKFKTAFIVSEEVKNALEQVGNLGVSFERVTAPPG from the coding sequence GTGCCCATCGTCAGTGAGGCCGTTTCGAACATCTTCAGGGCTCTGGCCCCCGATGATGTCCAGCTGTTCCCGATGACGGTGGAGGGAGAGCCCGAGCAGTACTTCGTCGTCAATGCCACCCGGGTGATTGACTGCATCGACGAAGAGAAGAGCCGGGAAATCCATCACTACGAGGAAGGAGATCCCTTCCCTGAGTACGCGGGCGAATACCGGTGGATCTACGGCCTGCGCATCGACCCCGCGAGGACCGAAGGCGCACAGGTCCTGCGTCCGAAGAAGTTCAAGACGGCCTTCATCGTCTCCGAGGAAGTGAAGAACGCCCTCGAACAGGTCGGCAACCTGGGCGTGTCGTTCGAGCGCGTGACGGCGCCTCCCGGGTAG
- a CDS encoding ABC transporter substrate-binding protein, with amino-acid sequence MRAIRLPWVFVLAGLVMSGVGCKRESSRGADAPLRLGFFPNITHAQALVGNAEGAFASEPGVGKLEVKQFNAGPAAMEALVAGSLDVSYVGNGPAINTFLKAGRELRIIAGAVNGGAILVTRTAKTPAELKGKKLATPQLGNTQDIALRYWLKQQGLKTNLDGTGDVQIVPLSNSDILIQYLRGGIEGAWVPEPWGTRMLMDPEGGGQILVDEKTLWPDGRFPTTVVVTTRKVLETQRPRIVALLRAHVKLTERWKKDPETFATQVNAAFGKLTQKPLAPPILKGAFSRLEPSLDPVPSALSTAAKHAQELGFIPSSDISGLVDLSALDEARGSGAKP; translated from the coding sequence ATGCGTGCCATTCGGTTGCCCTGGGTGTTCGTGCTCGCCGGACTGGTGATGTCCGGCGTGGGTTGCAAGCGCGAGTCCTCGCGTGGAGCGGACGCACCGCTGCGGCTGGGCTTCTTCCCGAACATCACGCATGCCCAGGCGCTGGTGGGCAACGCGGAGGGCGCTTTCGCCTCGGAGCCCGGCGTGGGCAAGCTGGAGGTGAAGCAATTCAACGCGGGGCCCGCGGCCATGGAGGCGCTGGTGGCGGGCTCGCTCGACGTCTCCTACGTGGGCAATGGACCGGCCATCAACACGTTCCTCAAGGCCGGGCGGGAGCTGCGCATCATCGCGGGGGCCGTCAACGGCGGCGCCATCCTGGTGACCCGCACCGCGAAGACGCCCGCGGAGCTGAAGGGCAAGAAGCTGGCGACGCCTCAATTGGGCAACACCCAGGACATCGCGCTGCGCTACTGGCTCAAGCAGCAGGGCTTGAAGACGAACCTGGACGGCACGGGCGACGTGCAGATTGTGCCGCTGAGCAACTCCGACATCCTCATCCAGTACCTGCGCGGCGGCATCGAAGGCGCCTGGGTTCCCGAGCCCTGGGGCACTCGCATGCTGATGGACCCGGAGGGCGGGGGGCAGATACTCGTGGACGAGAAGACGCTGTGGCCCGACGGGCGCTTCCCCACCACGGTGGTCGTGACGACGCGCAAGGTGCTGGAGACCCAGCGCCCGCGCATCGTCGCCCTGCTGCGCGCGCACGTGAAGCTCACCGAGCGCTGGAAGAAGGACCCGGAGACCTTCGCCACCCAGGTCAACGCCGCCTTCGGCAAGCTGACGCAGAAGCCGCTCGCGCCCCCCATCCTCAAGGGAGCCTTCTCACGCCTGGAGCCCAGCCTGGACCCGGTGCCCTCCGCGCTGAGCACCGCCGCGAAACATGCGCAGGAGCTGGGCTTCATCCCCTCCTCGGACATCAGCGGCCTGGTGGACCTGAGCGCGCTCGACGAAGCGCGCGGGAGCGGCGCGAAGCCCTGA